One window from the genome of Candidatus Chlorohelix allophototropha encodes:
- a CDS encoding response regulator transcription factor — protein sequence MVKILIADDEPDVVEVISVGLRMNSPDWEIISAEDGQMAVELFRKENPDLVILDMNMPRLGGLEACRSIRRENIDVPIIFLTVRDDEIEKVRGLEAGADDYITKPFSPLELMARIRAQLRRTMRSKTTAIKNMVEYQGLKIDFVTKNVTLDNQQVRLTSIEYNLLYLLASNPGQVVSHEYLLTKVWGPQYQDALEYLKVHIRHLREKLGDDAQNPRFIYTERSKGYRFTALPE from the coding sequence ATGGTAAAAATTTTGATAGCCGATGATGAACCAGACGTGGTGGAAGTTATCAGCGTTGGGCTTAGGATGAACTCACCTGATTGGGAAATAATCAGCGCGGAAGATGGGCAAATGGCGGTCGAACTATTTCGCAAAGAGAATCCTGATCTGGTAATTCTTGATATGAATATGCCGCGCTTGGGTGGTTTGGAAGCTTGCCGTAGTATCCGCCGCGAGAATATTGATGTGCCGATTATTTTTCTGACGGTCAGGGATGATGAAATCGAGAAGGTGCGTGGGTTGGAAGCAGGCGCAGACGATTATATTACCAAGCCGTTCAGTCCCCTTGAATTGATGGCACGCATCCGGGCGCAATTAAGGCGCACTATGCGTTCCAAAACCACCGCTATTAAAAACATGGTGGAATACCAGGGTCTGAAGATTGATTTTGTGACTAAAAATGTAACCCTTGATAATCAGCAGGTGCGGCTTACTTCGATTGAGTACAATTTGTTGTATTTGCTTGCTAGTAATCCCGGTCAGGTGGTTTCCCACGAATACTTGCTAACCAAAGTATGGGGACCGCAATATCAGGATGCACTGGAATACCTTAAAGTCCATATCCGTCATTTGCGCGAGAAATTGGGAGATGATGCCCAGAATCCTAGATTTATCTATACCGAGCGGAGTAAGGGCTATCGCTTTACCGCGCTGCCAGAGTAA